The Athene noctua chromosome 15, bAthNoc1.hap1.1, whole genome shotgun sequence genome contains a region encoding:
- the GET4 gene encoding Golgi to ER traffic protein 4 homolog isoform X2: MAAAIMAAEQEAAKGGGRNRGGVQRVEGKLRASVEKGDYYEAHQMYRTLFFRYMSQGKHAEARELMYSGALLFFSHNQQNSAADLSMLVLESLEKSDAKVADDLLENLAKLFSLMDPNSPERVAFVSRALKWSSGGSGKLGHPKLHQLLAITLWKDGEGCANMLVEYSSSRGYRSEVDMFVAQAVLQFLCLKNKTSASVVFTTYTQKHPSIEKGPPFVQPLLNFIWFLLLAVDGGKLTVFTVLCEQYQPSLKRDPMYNEYLDRIGQLFFGVPPKQSSSYGGLLGNLLNSLMGTGEDDDTEDGQEDSSPIELD, from the exons ATGGCGGCGGCGATTATGGCGGCGGAGCAGGAAGCCGCGAAAGGCGGCGGCAGGAACCGCGGCGGCGTGCAGCGCGTGGAGGGCAAGCTGCGCGCCAGCGTCGAGAAGGGCGACTACTACGAGGCGCACCAGATGTACCGGACGCTCTTCTTCAG GTATATGTCACAAGGAAAACATGCAGAAGCTAGAGAACTGATGTATTCAGGGGCTTTGCTGTTCTTTAGTCATAACCAG CAAAACAGTGCTGCTGATCTGTCCATGCTGGTTTTGGAGTCTTTGGAGAAATCGGATGCAAAAGTAGCAGATGACCTTTTAG AAAACTTGGCAAAATTGTTTAGTTTAATGGATCCAAATTCTCCCGAAAGAGTGGCTTTTGTATCCAGAGCACTAAAATGGTCTAGTGGGGGATCAGGAAAACTTGGACACCCAAAACTACACCAGTTACTAGCAATTACCCTTTGGAAAG ATGGCGAAGGATGTGCAAATATGCTAGTAGAATACTCCTCGTCCAGGGGATATCGCAGTGAGGTGGACATGTTTGTAGCACAGGCAGTACTACA ATTTCTCTGCTTAAAAAATAAGACCAGCGCGTCAGTTGTTTTTACGACATACACACAGAAACATCCTTCAATAGAGAAGGGTCCACCCTTTGTCCAGCCACTGCTAAACTTCATCTGGTTTCTGTTATTGGCGGTTGACGG AGGAAAACTAACAGTATTTACAGTATTGTGTGAACAGTATCAACCTTCACTGAAAAGAGATCCCATGTATAATGAG TACCTAGATAGAATAGGACAGCTTTTCTTCGGTGTTCCGCCCAAGCAATCATCGTCCTACGGAGGATTACTAG GAAACCTTTTAAACAGTCTGATGGGAACTGGAGAAGATGATGACACAGAAGATGGTCAGGAAGATAGCAGTCCTATTGAGCTCGACTGA
- the GET4 gene encoding Golgi to ER traffic protein 4 homolog isoform X1: MAAAIMAAEQEAAKGGGRNRGGVQRVEGKLRASVEKGDYYEAHQMYRTLFFRYMSQGKHAEARELMYSGALLFFSHNQQNSAADLSMLVLESLEKSDAKVADDLLENLAKLFSLMDPNSPERVAFVSRALKWSSGGSGKLGHPKLHQLLAITLWKEQNYSESRYHFLHSTDGEGCANMLVEYSSSRGYRSEVDMFVAQAVLQFLCLKNKTSASVVFTTYTQKHPSIEKGPPFVQPLLNFIWFLLLAVDGGKLTVFTVLCEQYQPSLKRDPMYNEYLDRIGQLFFGVPPKQSSSYGGLLGNLLNSLMGTGEDDDTEDGQEDSSPIELD; this comes from the exons ATGGCGGCGGCGATTATGGCGGCGGAGCAGGAAGCCGCGAAAGGCGGCGGCAGGAACCGCGGCGGCGTGCAGCGCGTGGAGGGCAAGCTGCGCGCCAGCGTCGAGAAGGGCGACTACTACGAGGCGCACCAGATGTACCGGACGCTCTTCTTCAG GTATATGTCACAAGGAAAACATGCAGAAGCTAGAGAACTGATGTATTCAGGGGCTTTGCTGTTCTTTAGTCATAACCAG CAAAACAGTGCTGCTGATCTGTCCATGCTGGTTTTGGAGTCTTTGGAGAAATCGGATGCAAAAGTAGCAGATGACCTTTTAG AAAACTTGGCAAAATTGTTTAGTTTAATGGATCCAAATTCTCCCGAAAGAGTGGCTTTTGTATCCAGAGCACTAAAATGGTCTAGTGGGGGATCAGGAAAACTTGGACACCCAAAACTACACCAGTTACTAGCAATTACCCTTTGGAAAG aGCAAAACTATAGTGAATCTCGGTATCACTTCTTGCACTCCACAGATGGCGAAGGATGTGCAAATATGCTAGTAGAATACTCCTCGTCCAGGGGATATCGCAGTGAGGTGGACATGTTTGTAGCACAGGCAGTACTACA ATTTCTCTGCTTAAAAAATAAGACCAGCGCGTCAGTTGTTTTTACGACATACACACAGAAACATCCTTCAATAGAGAAGGGTCCACCCTTTGTCCAGCCACTGCTAAACTTCATCTGGTTTCTGTTATTGGCGGTTGACGG AGGAAAACTAACAGTATTTACAGTATTGTGTGAACAGTATCAACCTTCACTGAAAAGAGATCCCATGTATAATGAG TACCTAGATAGAATAGGACAGCTTTTCTTCGGTGTTCCGCCCAAGCAATCATCGTCCTACGGAGGATTACTAG GAAACCTTTTAAACAGTCTGATGGGAACTGGAGAAGATGATGACACAGAAGATGGTCAGGAAGATAGCAGTCCTATTGAGCTCGACTGA
- the GET4 gene encoding Golgi to ER traffic protein 4 homolog isoform X3: MSQGKHAEARELMYSGALLFFSHNQQNSAADLSMLVLESLEKSDAKVADDLLENLAKLFSLMDPNSPERVAFVSRALKWSSGGSGKLGHPKLHQLLAITLWKEQNYSESRYHFLHSTDGEGCANMLVEYSSSRGYRSEVDMFVAQAVLQFLCLKNKTSASVVFTTYTQKHPSIEKGPPFVQPLLNFIWFLLLAVDGGKLTVFTVLCEQYQPSLKRDPMYNEYLDRIGQLFFGVPPKQSSSYGGLLGNLLNSLMGTGEDDDTEDGQEDSSPIELD, translated from the exons ATGTCACAAGGAAAACATGCAGAAGCTAGAGAACTGATGTATTCAGGGGCTTTGCTGTTCTTTAGTCATAACCAG CAAAACAGTGCTGCTGATCTGTCCATGCTGGTTTTGGAGTCTTTGGAGAAATCGGATGCAAAAGTAGCAGATGACCTTTTAG AAAACTTGGCAAAATTGTTTAGTTTAATGGATCCAAATTCTCCCGAAAGAGTGGCTTTTGTATCCAGAGCACTAAAATGGTCTAGTGGGGGATCAGGAAAACTTGGACACCCAAAACTACACCAGTTACTAGCAATTACCCTTTGGAAAG aGCAAAACTATAGTGAATCTCGGTATCACTTCTTGCACTCCACAGATGGCGAAGGATGTGCAAATATGCTAGTAGAATACTCCTCGTCCAGGGGATATCGCAGTGAGGTGGACATGTTTGTAGCACAGGCAGTACTACA ATTTCTCTGCTTAAAAAATAAGACCAGCGCGTCAGTTGTTTTTACGACATACACACAGAAACATCCTTCAATAGAGAAGGGTCCACCCTTTGTCCAGCCACTGCTAAACTTCATCTGGTTTCTGTTATTGGCGGTTGACGG AGGAAAACTAACAGTATTTACAGTATTGTGTGAACAGTATCAACCTTCACTGAAAAGAGATCCCATGTATAATGAG TACCTAGATAGAATAGGACAGCTTTTCTTCGGTGTTCCGCCCAAGCAATCATCGTCCTACGGAGGATTACTAG GAAACCTTTTAAACAGTCTGATGGGAACTGGAGAAGATGATGACACAGAAGATGGTCAGGAAGATAGCAGTCCTATTGAGCTCGACTGA